Proteins encoded within one genomic window of Bombina bombina isolate aBomBom1 chromosome 1, aBomBom1.pri, whole genome shotgun sequence:
- the LOC128638375 gene encoding E3 SUMO-protein ligase ZBED1-like: MIVAAQVGKFPHVKCFAHTLNLASQRALKVVTLSRLLGRVRRISTFFHHSTTANHCLKEKQKCLGLKNHKLITDVTTRWNSSHDMVERFLEQQLAICATLLSPEVRKSESDLCTLNETDVSNAEDAVSALKPMKDATTLMSEERNPTVSLIAPLNAQLLQNMTDTMGDTPMIHEIKNAIKTDLLKRYSSEAEKKILYTASALDPRFKGLPFILTEEERLEIHRGVTEEAASLEIECTSTVTSRRTNVDEVPLPEGKETLEEESPIEEDNPSPPKRKSTSLLMTLLGQSFTDTEGTIEPKTPYAKAEEEIEKYCKAPSLPLTEDPLKWWHVHEVIFPLLSHLTKRYLCIPGTSVSAERVFSTAGDVVTAKRSTLKPEHVDQLVFLQKNLHIP; this comes from the exons atgattgttgctgctcaagttggaaaattccctcatgtaaaatgtttcgcccatacactgaatctcgcatcccagcgggcgctgaaagtggtcacgctctccaggcttttaggcagagtgcgacgaatatcaacattttttcaccacagcactacagcaaaccactgtctgaaagaaaaacagaaatgtcttggcctgaagaatcataagctgataactgatgtgacaacaaggtggaacagctcacatgacatggtcgagaggttcctagaacagcaacttgcaatctgtgccacattgttgtctccagaagtcagaaaaagtgagtcagatctctgcactctcaacgaaacagatgtgtcaaatgcagaggatgctgtgagtgcattaaagccaatgaaagatgcaaccacactgatgtcagaagagcgcaatccaactgtttctctcattgcccctctaaatgcacaactgctccagaacatgacagacaccatgggagacacacccatgatccatgagatcaagaatgccatcaaaacagatcttctgaagaggtacagcagtgaggcagagaagaagatactttatacagcctctgccctggatcctcgttttaagggactgccttttattctcacagaggaggagagattggagatacacagaggagtgactgaggaggctgcatccttggag attgagtgtactagtacagttacatctaggaggacaaacgtggatgaagtgccactgcctgagggaaaagaaactctggaagaagaatcacccatcgaggaggataacccttctcctcccaaaagaaagtccacatcgctgctcatgactttgctgggacagtctttcactgacactgaaggtacaatagaacccaagaccccctatgccaaggctgaagaggaaatagagaaatattgtaaagccccatctctgcctctcactgaagaccctttgaaatggtggcatgtacatgaggtcatatttcccctcctctctcatttgacaaagcgatacttgtgtatcccaggtacaagcgtgtctgcagagcgggttttctccactgcaggagatgtggtaacggcaaaaagaagcaccctcaaaccagagcatgtggatcaactagtgttcttacagaaaaacctacatattccataa